The Pseudomonadota bacterium genome includes a region encoding these proteins:
- a CDS encoding anaerobic ribonucleoside-triphosphate reductase, producing MMTQEEWNAKRTVVECYKRIVGYIRPTYCANDGKREEMKDRKVFKMPKEVE from the coding sequence ATGATGACACAAGAGGAATGGAACGCAAAAAGAACTGTCGTTGAATGTTACAAACGCATAGTGGGGTACATACGCCCTACTTATTGTGCCAATGATGGAAAAAGAGAAGAAATGAAAGATAGAAAAGTATTTAAAATGCCAAAGGAGGTTGAATGA